The following are encoded together in the Candidatus Sericytochromatia bacterium genome:
- the ahpF gene encoding alkyl hydroperoxide reductase subunit F, translating into MLDAALQAQLAAYLEKLRHPIELLAALDDSATAQELRAMLTTIAGLSPQVSWREQTGAVRQPGFSVARPGEAPRIHFAGLPTGHEFTSLVLALLHTGGHPPKLSDDQVARIQRLAGPKQFEVFIALSCHNCPDVVQALNTMAALNPEIQVTMVDGGLHREEVAARDIMGVPAVFLNGQPFSQGRTSLEEILDKLDGGAAEQEAARLSQEAPFDVLVVGGGPAGAAAAIYAARKGIRTGVVADRFGGQLLDTVGIENFISVKHTEGERLARSLEEHVRTYDVPVFTAQRAEALEPGQGLHTVRLASGAALRAKTVILATGARWRELQVPGESTYRTKGVTFCPHCDGPVFQGKRVAVVGGGNSGVEAAIDLAGLVAHVTLLEFGEALRADAVLQQKLHSLPNVTVLLNAQTTEVVGDGQRVTGLVYTDRSQGVSHRLELEGVFVQIGLVPNTAWLKDTLQLSRHGEIEVDARGQTSVPGVFAAGDCTTVPYKQIIIAMGEGTKASLSAFDHLIRTSLPQAS; encoded by the coding sequence ATGCTGGATGCCGCCCTGCAGGCCCAACTCGCGGCCTACCTGGAAAAGCTGCGTCACCCGATCGAATTGCTCGCCGCGCTGGATGACAGCGCCACGGCTCAGGAATTGCGGGCGATGCTGACCACCATCGCCGGCCTCTCCCCTCAGGTGAGCTGGCGCGAGCAGACGGGCGCAGTGCGGCAGCCGGGTTTCTCGGTGGCCCGCCCCGGCGAGGCCCCGCGCATCCACTTTGCGGGCCTGCCCACTGGACACGAATTCACCTCGCTGGTGCTGGCCCTGCTGCACACCGGGGGCCACCCGCCCAAGCTAAGCGACGACCAGGTGGCGCGCATCCAGAGGCTGGCCGGGCCCAAGCAATTTGAGGTGTTCATCGCGCTGTCCTGCCACAATTGTCCCGACGTGGTGCAGGCGCTCAACACGATGGCGGCCCTGAACCCGGAGATCCAGGTGACCATGGTCGACGGCGGCCTGCACCGCGAGGAGGTGGCAGCCCGCGACATCATGGGCGTGCCGGCGGTGTTCCTGAACGGGCAGCCCTTCAGTCAGGGGCGTACCTCCCTGGAAGAAATCCTCGACAAGCTGGACGGCGGCGCCGCGGAGCAGGAAGCCGCCCGGCTGTCGCAGGAAGCCCCCTTCGACGTGCTGGTGGTGGGTGGCGGTCCGGCCGGCGCCGCTGCCGCCATCTATGCGGCCCGCAAGGGGATTCGCACCGGGGTGGTGGCCGACCGCTTCGGCGGGCAGTTGCTCGACACGGTCGGCATCGAAAATTTCATCTCGGTCAAGCACACCGAAGGCGAGCGCCTGGCCCGCTCGCTGGAAGAGCACGTCCGCACCTACGACGTGCCGGTCTTCACGGCCCAGCGCGCCGAGGCCCTGGAACCCGGTCAAGGGCTGCACACGGTGCGTCTGGCCAGTGGCGCGGCCCTGCGCGCCAAAACGGTGATTCTGGCCACCGGGGCGCGCTGGCGCGAATTGCAAGTGCCGGGCGAGAGCACCTATCGCACCAAGGGCGTGACCTTCTGCCCCCACTGCGATGGCCCGGTCTTCCAGGGCAAGCGGGTGGCCGTGGTGGGGGGCGGTAACTCTGGGGTGGAGGCGGCGATCGATCTGGCCGGCCTCGTGGCCCACGTGACCCTGCTAGAATTCGGCGAGGCGCTGCGGGCCGACGCGGTGCTGCAGCAAAAGCTGCACAGCCTGCCCAATGTGACCGTGTTGCTCAACGCCCAGACGACCGAGGTGGTGGGTGATGGCCAGCGCGTGACGGGGCTGGTCTACACCGACCGCAGCCAGGGGGTGAGCCACCGCTTGGAGCTTGAAGGCGTGTTCGTGCAGATTGGCCTGGTGCCCAACACGGCCTGGCTGAAGGACACGCTGCAGTTGAGTCGCCACGGGGAGATCGAGGTGGATGCCCGCGGGCAGACCTCCGTCCCCGGCGTGTTCGCGGCCGGGGACTGCACCACCGTGCCCTACAAGCAGATCATCATCGCGATGGGCGAGGGCACCAAGGCCAGCCTGTCGGCCTTCGACCATCTGATCCGGACCTCGCTGCCGCAGGCGTCGTGA
- the ahpC gene encoding alkyl hydroperoxide reductase subunit C — MNKTPINTEVLPFRAQAYHNGAFVEVTEANLKGKWSVVFFYPADFTFVCPTELGDLADRYAEFQKLGVEIYGVSTDTHFTHKAWHDASETIRKIKYPLVGDPTGTITRNFGVMIEEAGLAERGTFVIDPAGKIQMVEISAGGVGRDAGELLRKIKAAQYVASHPGEVCPAKWQEGQATLAPSLDLVGKI, encoded by the coding sequence ATGAACAAGACTCCCATCAACACCGAGGTGTTGCCCTTCCGGGCGCAGGCCTATCACAACGGCGCCTTCGTCGAGGTGACGGAAGCCAACCTGAAGGGCAAGTGGTCGGTGGTGTTCTTCTATCCCGCCGACTTCACCTTCGTCTGCCCCACCGAGCTGGGCGACCTGGCCGACCGCTATGCCGAGTTCCAGAAGCTGGGCGTGGAGATCTACGGCGTCTCGACCGACACCCATTTCACGCACAAGGCCTGGCACGACGCCTCGGAAACCATCCGCAAGATCAAGTATCCGCTGGTCGGTGACCCGACCGGCACGATCACGCGCAACTTCGGCGTCATGATCGAGGAGGCCGGGCTGGCCGAGCGCGGCACCTTCGTGATCGACCCCGCGGGCAAGATCCAGATGGTCGAGATCAGCGCGGGCGGCGTCGGCCGCGATGCCGGTGAGCTGCTGCGCAAGATCAAGGCGGCGCAGTACGTCGCCTCGCATCCGGGCGAGGTCTGCCCCGCCAAGTGGCAGGAAGGCCAGGCCACGCTGGCGCCCTCGCTCGACCTGGTTGGCAAGATCTGA